The stretch of DNA tTCTTTTTCCTTAACttctttatcattttcaCTATCTTCCTTAAATTCTTCATCACATACATAATTTTCTTtgtcttttttataattctcattttttttaatatctttttgtatttcattttctttatttgttcttttattcctatcttttattttctttaatttatcttttttatctttttcaatTACCTCAgtttcattttcatcttcattcgtttcaattttattttcttcttgaTTTATCTCATTACCgttattttctataattaAAGAATCACCGCTTTTATGATTAATATCATTTTccatttcattatttatttgatcATTATGTGCACTATTAGAATTAGGACATTTTATATTGTGTTCACCATTACTATATACTTCATATGTTTCTTcgtttaatatttttgttttttttgaagatctattattttgtatattatttattttattattttctttgtttctttttaaagagttattttttacatgattttctttttcattttctctaataaaataattcaaatttttatttttttgaaatggaatataaaattcaacatctttttcaattatatacatatttttataatcattaattatatcattttcactattctttttatttttatcttcaaCATtactgttattattattattattatcatcttttaatatatcattttcttttttatttggtaaactttttttatataaattttgctTTTTATCATCTTTTACTTCATAATTATCACAACTATTtagtttattctttttttcagaGTTCTCGGATAATTCATTTTgtgtatttaaaaattccTCATCACTAATAGCATCATTATCATTCTTTTCAGAACTGTCTGAACTATcaatttttacatatttttctatttttaaattatttgaagAATTATTATCAATATACATATTATCTGAAGAATGAAAACTtgaaatttcattttcatcttcaCTTTTTGAAAGAAAAtctaaaaactttttttctttatttttttgatttttcttttcaataaaatttttaaagctttttttcatattctttGTAAGTACAAATGAACTCTTTACATCTTCAATAAAtgaatcatatatattatctatTTTAATAGTTTCTAgaatatcattatttaaattattattaacatttgaattctcatttttattatcatgaTTAGAATAAAATGGTAAATAACTTTGAAAGTTAATAGAATTACATTCACTATTTTGatctttatctttttcttcaaaTTTGTTTGTATTTGAAGAATCTTCCTCACATATACttgatgaattttttttcttttcatattCAACATTTGATTTTTcacattttttttgatgtaaaatatttttatttgtattttttacatttaaatCTAATGATTcatataatttcattttttttaaacattgtttatttgtttcattatcattttttttatccaaATTAGATCCTCCTTCaacttttttatcatttaatacttttattttattccaatttatattattttttaaaaagactTTTTCGCTTTcactatatatattattgtttAAATCCTCATCAATGTAATATAGGACTTTTTTGTTCTTTAAATTActgttcatttttttaatgctCTTTTCTTGcataatgtttttttatttttttattttttttattttttacatttatgcATAatctttataatattttcttctataaaaatttattttatatatttaaatcttttctttttttttttttattacattagtaaaatattttaaaaaatagctAAACTTTTTccaaaaatatgaatatataaaactttattttctttttttaaatatttttatatttttattcatatattatatatttatatttgtgTATTCTcttattagaaaaattatattaatataattaaaataatatatatatatatatatataatattattatgcaTGTTTTTGTATCTATTCAATGCAAGTATCTAATGTGTTCATTAGTATTAAAtgcatttttatttcttattaataaaataaaatttattattataattaaatattattaaaaccattatttttagtataaatattaaaaaaataacgaagcaaaattttttaaacaatCCAAAAAAAactagaaaagaaaaaaatagaattatgATTTATGGAAAATAAAGAGATCTTTAAAGGTTTTGCAACAAAAACGAAATATTGTAAAAACAATGAGgaaaaagaaatgttaaaaaaaatatatatatacctataatgaaaataatttatgtttattctttgtacatatatttttttatgtaaaattgTGGCTattaatataacaaaaagcattataattaaaacttaaaatttattaaaaagtaaaaataaaaaaagaagactGCTTTATGTATtgctaatatttttataaatcatTTACATTTAGATAAAAGTAATACACCTTTAAATGATAAGCAAGAATTCGATTTATTATAATGGTAATAAAGGGGAGAGAATgaaattatcaaaaattttaagaaatgataattatgattttaaaaacataaaaattgttaatttttagttaagttttttaataattattaataaaaaacgtattttctctttttttgttttgtatTAATTTATTGAGAAATTCTGATTTTTAGAAATtgatttttctaaaaaaaatttatctttCGAAAAGTTTTAGGCTATTTTAAAGGAGAAAccattttcttttctttttttttctatgaaTGTGCATTTTTAAATCACTTaaaattgtatatataaaaaaaaaacaagcATTAAAAgaacataaattttttcatagaatttttatttaaaattttatttttaattacacaGTGGTAAAATATaccattttttaaattatttgtaattGCCAAGTTTTCCATTTtctataataaagaaaaaaaaaagaaaaagaaaaggtaATATATTCTAGAAGTTTTCTTTGAATTTTGGCTAAAATTTTCTAAGGATgcaccaaaaaaaaaataaaataaggaaacaaaaaaaaaaaaaaatttatttttttttttttccttctcTAATCTTTGTTTCAAATTTAAAATCATtctgtaaaataaaaagttttttttttttttatttatttatgtaaatgattaatttaaatatattaaagctaattcattaaattttgaaaattgaATATactatattaaatttttatacttacgtaataatatattttgcactaaattttttcaattacaaaaaaatttttttttttttgttattgtAATATAGTTTGTTATATAAAAGATTACGTTGTTTTGTAAATTAATTTGTAACATATATTGGAAATTTGtactatttttaaaaaagatatatgaataaatttttacttttaaaattatataaaaaaaataaaagataaattcaagaaaaaaatgtaaaatggTATACACCTAATTTATAGTTTTAGACAAAATGACACTAAAATAAgtttgtttatatatatatatatatatataaatataatacttaattttataataattaacatttttttaaaaaaaaagaataaaattttttttaatttaaattatatagaaaTGTAGGTTAatttacactttttttttttttttttttaaattaacattaaaaaaaataataattagtAAATATAAAGCTAATATGTCattttatttcctttatttgttataaaattataaatacataatttaaatgcttttatcattatagtcgtaattattataaattttataatttattatgaaaagcttcaaaattttataaagtaCCTAAtaagatttttatttatttatatatttaatgatttattttataataataattattattatttttttattatttttaaaattttaatttaatttaaaaaattctttattttgaaattaattttattattataatttttctatttttactatttatGTGCTACTACTAATAAAAGTTATTAATGGTATTTATTATGAAgtgtaattatatattaaatttaattgagGTTTACACATCTATATAAGTCGAATTTGATATAATTGAATTAAAATTGGGTATAATTATtggaaattttaattattaaaatggTAATTGAATTAGTAGTAAATTTGGAAAATCATAAAAGGAGAATATGGAGTATATGCTGGAGCCCAGATGGAAATTTTCTGGGATCAGTGGGATcagataaatatattattatctggcaaaaaaaaaaaaatactagaATTAGAAATATAGATAGTGGAAATAAGATTATGAATGCATCTAATACATATAGAGGAAaacaatatttaaaaactCAAATGGAGTTTGGTATTTATGACATAATAGAAACAAATCATGAGAAATCTTTGAGGCATATAGAATTCTCTAAAGAtggtaatttttttgttgttgCTTCTTTTGATTCTAGGTGTTCcatttataagaaaaataaaaataacaaatgggttttttataaaacattAGAAGGCCATGAAAAGGAAGTAAAATGTGCTTCTATTCATCcatcaaataaatatatagtaACATGTGGTAGAGATAAAAGTATATGGATACATGCAAAAGTAGACaattttgaaaaagaaaatttgtGTAGTAAtacttataatttaaaaaacttTTGTACTAGTTCTAATCCTAACTCTAATACTAATTCTAATAATTATGCTTTACTAGATGACAATAATTTtgattttaattttgatGCTTATTTAACTGCTCATACAGAAGATATTAAATTTGTCTCATGGTGTCCTTTAAGTGAGAACACTTTTATTTCGTTATCTTATGATAACTCAATAAAAATTTGGAATAGAAAATTAGATGAATGGAATTGTATACAAACATTAAGTGAACACTCATCAGTAGTATGGTGTGTAACTTTTAACTTTGACGGTTCTGAATTTGCTACATGCTCTGATGATAAAACTATTAAAATATGGAAAagcgaaaaaaaaaaattatacaacAAAAAGAAGTATCCATTTCTTTATCAACAGATAGTGAAAGATGTTAAAGATATGGCTAATGCATccaataaaaatgatttcaGTAGAATGAATAACTACAGTGAAAGtagaaataaatatgtaaaagaacaaaaaacagcaaaaaaaaatacaaatgaaaataataaaaagaaagaatatgcaaaagaaaaaaatactaatGAAAGAaagattattaaaaaaactaataatACAGATACCAAGCTGAAAGAAAAAGagacaaaaaaagaaaatgattaTGATTCTTGTAATTATGTCATTGTGAATTATTTAGAAAAGGGATTTAATTTAcgaaatatattaaaaatatttattcaaaataaatttattcctttatattttcattatggactttttaaattcttgtataaatattcaaaaattgaaaaaaatataaaaagtgaTCCTACTTATGAAAAAATGCCAAAAAAAGAGCTTAATGTGgaaaatgatatattaaaaaatgaattagttgataaaaataatacaaataatattGACAATAAAAACATTGAAAAAAGAACGAATAAAAATAGTGAAGATATGATCGATAAGGGTAATATAAGTAAGACAATTAAACagaataatatagaaaaaatgaatataaataatgcaAGCAAAACGAATAGCAATAACAATGaaacaataaataaaaaaaacaaagagAACATAGTTACTAgaaacattaaaaatataaatgaacaaggagaaaaatttaaagacaTTATTTTTGATGATTGGGAATTAAAACATGTTATAGAAGGTTATCATAAGAGAAGTGTGAGCTATATAGATTGGAACCcatatgaaaatttaattgCTGTATCATCCTTTGacaattctttaaaaatatttgaaaaaagaaaagaaaaatgggAATTAATAGAAAATGTTGAAAATGCCCATTTAAGTGATGTTAATTGTGTTGTATGGTGCCCTCAAAAATTTCaagattattttttgttagcCACTGCAGGGGATGATTGTGTTATTAATATTTGGAAATTTAAGAAAAGATAAACAacatttcttatttattattatttatattgtattatttttttttttttttatattttatttttttttttttgtcaatAACTCaccctttttatttttattcctttgaatatatatttatagaattaaatttctcatttttatttaaatatatatatgttatacaaaatttttaatatacatttatataagaTACACAATAATgtactattttatttttttttttttttttttttgaatcatATGTAATTGCTTTTAGTTTTTTgtgaattattaataaaaagttatatatttttgatataaaattctaatttattattagaatattattttactgagaaataataattatttatctacttatacttttttatatttactatATCTTCACATTATTACCctttttaagaataaaaatagtattttttatatttaataaaagaaatttataaattaatattataaataaaaaatgacaTCTTACTCTTTTCTTTTGTACATTGAAAAAttaacttttattatttcttagaaaaagaataaaggataaaaaaattaagacaatatatatatacatatatatgataTTACTTGTGCTATATTAtgtcttatattttttttttttttatgtacaTATTTtcttgatatttttttaaatgtactctaaaatattttattattttaaagagataagtttatataaaaaaaaaaattaattctttttagtTTTTGAAATGATATTTTAATGGTAGgtatatatttctatattttataaaatttcaatgttatttattttttattactcctttttataattaagtTACACATTCCTTAAGTACtatgaaattatatattatgtaaaaaagttgaatattttttttatttttattagttaaatatatatatataagaataaaattaaattaaattaaattaatagtGATTCATataatgtatttatatataacaattttaatatatatatatatatatatatatatatacacaaactttttttttcttttatttaattcaaagTGTGCATacttaatataatataatgaaaacataaataaaaaacctTTTAAtcataaacaaaataataaatttaaataaaaaaaaaaaaaaaaaagtttaaaaaaaaaaaaaatgaaaaaattatataacaaTTATAAGTATGGCTTAAGCATACTAATATATCAAtcagaaataataaaaagagaaaaaatacaaatcaactttcttttttaaaaaaaaaaaaaaataataaaaaattagacaaatttaaaattttttaaaaggttTTATTTATAGACAAAAATGTATTGAACTTCATAACTTTAAGATAAACAAAAAAGTACACTTtttattgattttttttttttttttaaatatggaAAAAAGTTTGAAGTAAAAGCAACAAATAAAAACAACGtgcttttttttacattttatattttctaatgTAAAGCAATATAAaccttctttttttttaaagaatagaACGGATAAAGAAACAACAcaatcatataaaaaaaaataaaaatgaaataaaaaaaaaaaaaaataaaaatgaaataaaaaaaaaaaaaaataaaaataaaaataaaaatttatacaatCTGGgtaataaaaaagttatatttataaaaattaatggcagttataaattataagattcttgtaaaataaaaaaaagtgtttAGCGCAAAAGTTTTTAAAGAGATTTTTAACatggataaaaaaatagacaaAAAAAGTAACTGATTTCTATAAgagaaaagaataaataagaaattaatatatatatatatatatatatatatatatatatatatatttctgtATAGTATATAGCATAACACAAGTATTTTTATACAACTGTATATAACagttatatcattttttctttatttagaaattaattatttttcataaatctTTTTCTAGGTTCTATTAAAGGTgaaaatgtattaaaaaaaaaatatataattgatAAAGAATTAAGTAAATCTTTTGAAAAcaaagaaagaaaatatgaAGAATTCTATAAATTTTCCCTACGCGAAAAATCTTATATGTCTAAAAAATGTGCTTTTGAAAAATCAAAAGACTACTTAtggaaaaaattgaaaaatagCGCCAAAAAGAAATCGgaaaaagaatataacaGTTTagagaataaaaattttaaattaatatgtattataagaaaatatataaagttttttttttatttaaaaagaggAAGTTATAAAAGGAAATGCAATAATTATTCCAAAGGTAATATAAGTAATGTTTCTACTTTTATagattattcaaaaaaagagaaaaataatttttctaaaaacggttataatataaaatataaagagcAATCATCattatatcaaaaaatttattatattttttttaataaaacaaattttttaataaatatatttaagaattctaaaaaaaacaaaaaaaaaagtgatttAACTGAAATAGGAAAAGgcttaatatttaaaaataaaaattctgaagaaatgtttttaaataagttTTATTCTTCATTTCCTTTTAAAATAAGTGTATACTCTATATTTATGATTTTAATAccattaataaatttttttattttatattatatgataattaaatttatgtatGAGTATactgtaatttttttaagtttatttaaattagttTCTgatgttttatattttatattttttgtcaTGTATATCTTATTCTTTAATTCTAAATGTATAGATAATATAACACATTATTCTTATATATCTTGTTACTTTTTTGTGTCTTTTACACTTTTACATACCATATTATTATTGCAATTTTTGTCTAAtattgaattaaataaattttttataaataaatattcttcTCAGAAATATATCATATTAATGACTAATATGTACATAtgtttattttgttttctaagaaattatatgattctttataattttttattgaatttaaaattttcttttttttgtattatttgcatatatttttttcatctttcatgttgttatttaaaatatcaaaaCAAGCATATGTTtgccatattttttttcatcctTTGTACAATtcttttatctttatattatgaatataattaTGAACGAAAATGGAggattatatttataaatagatataattataaaaagggATCTGATAACAAtttaacaaaatatttttcaatagATAATTCTGTCCCAACTTCACCAATAGAAGATATTTTGCATAATCTGAAAAAATTACtagatattataaaaaatcttGAAGAAAATTCAAGTGAAAAAGCactaaaacaaataaaacaaatgaaagaaaaaataagaaaatgtgaaaatatattaagaacaaaaaaattgaatgaaGTTCAAATATTTAAGTATAGAAAATTTGAAAGAGTTTATAATATGTGGTGTTTAGATAAAATTGACAATAATGTTAGCACACAATTAGAAACTGATTCACTTTTATTTCATAAccttaataaaaataaaaaatccaatagttctttttctaatatacAATCATTATTATCAACTAAGTTTCAAGAACATTATAATGATGCCTATGAATGGAATGCagatatagaaaatatatataaaggaaatatttttatatctattggatataaattgttatatcCTCTTGGTGTTTTAGAatcaaattttaataaagaaaaattaaaaaaatttctttttaagaTAAACTCCTTATATAATGATGTTCCCTACCATAATAGTTTACATGCCTCTCAAgtgataaataaatttatatttgctttatactttttctggaattttttaattttctagTTATACttcattttgttttaattattttgcttctattttaatttttttttttttctttttttttttttaaaggtaGCACATTTCAGCAAAAGTATGCTTTTTTTACTTGATA from Plasmodium relictum strain SGS1 genome assembly, chromosome: 11 encodes:
- the CIA1 gene encoding cytosolic iron-sulfur protein assembly protein 1, putative — translated: MVIELVVNLENHKRRIWSICWSPDGNFLGSVGSDKYIIIWQKKKNTRIRNIDSGNKIMNASNTYRGKQYLKTQMEFGIYDIIETNHEKSLRHIEFSKDGNFFVVASFDSRCSIYKKNKNNKWVFYKTLEGHEKEVKCASIHPSNKYIVTCGRDKSIWIHAKVDNFEKENLCSNTYNLKNFCTSSNPNSNTNSNNYALLDDNNFDFNFDAYLTAHTEDIKFVSWCPLSENTFISLSYDNSIKIWNRKLDEWNCIQTLSEHSSVVWCVTFNFDGSEFATCSDDKTIKIWKSEKKKLYNKKKYPFLYQQIVKDVKDMANASNKNDFSRMNNYSESRNKYVKEQKTAKKNTNENNKKKEYAKEKNTNERKIIKKTNNTDTKLKEKETKKENDYDSCNYVIVNYLEKGFNLRNILKIFIQNKFIPLYFHYGLFKFLYKYSKIEKNIKSDPTYEKMPKKELNVENDILKNELVDKNNTNNIDNKNIEKRTNKNSEDMIDKGNISKTIKQNNIEKMNINNASKTNSNNNETINKKNKENIVTRNIKNINEQGEKFKDIIFDDWELKHVIEGYHKRSVSYIDWNPYENLIAVSSFDNSLKIFEKRKEKWELIENVENAHLSDVNCVVWCPQKFQDYFLLATAGDDCVINIWKFKKR
- the PDE1 gene encoding cGMP-specific phosphodiesterase, putative translates to MDKKIDKKSSIKGENVLKKKYIIDKELSKSFENKERKYEEFYKFSLREKSYMSKKCAFEKSKDYLWKKLKNSAKKKSEKEYNSLENKNFKLICIIRKYIKFFFYLKRGSYKRKCNNYSKGNISNVSTFIDYSKKEKNNFSKNGYNIKYKEQSSLYQKIYYIFFNKTNFLINIFKNSKKNKKKSDLTEIGKGLIFKNKNSEEMFLNKFYSSFPFKISVYSIFMILIPLINFFILYYMIIKFMYEYTVIFLSLFKLVSDVLYFIFFVMYILFFNSKCIDNITHYSYISCYFFVSFTLLHTILLLQFLSNIELNKFFINKYSSQKYIILMTNMYICLFCFLRNYMILYNFLLNLKFSFFCIICIYFFHLSCCYLKYQNKHMFAIFFFILCTILLSLYYEYNYERKWRIIFINRYNYKKGSDNNLTKYFSIDNSVPTSPIEDILHNLKKLLDIIKNLEENSSEKALKQIKQMKEKIRKCENILRTKKLNEVQIFKYRKFERVYNMWCLDKIDNNVSTQLETDSLLFHNLNKNKKSNSSFSNIQSLLSTKFQEHYNDAYEWNADIENIYKGNIFISIGYKLLYPLGVLESNFNKEKLKKFLFKINSLYNDVPYHNSLHASQVAHFSKSMLFLLDINHKISAIDEFCLHVSSLCHDVGHPGLNNYFLINSEDNLALTYNDNSVLENYHCSLVFKSLKEESCNIFENYPYNIFITCRKNIIRAILSTDMKNHFEYISNFRTLKEFINYDNLTTDQIWQILCLVIKASDIGHSALEWNKHVEWTLKINEEFYLQGLLEKSLNMQKSFLCDITTIDKLAASQIDFLKHLCIPLFNELNYISKNNSIYNQCIFTIENNIEKWERKKNDEKNLGLQEKYKNENLNNRTKLLNFI